A single genomic interval of Halobacillus halophilus DSM 2266 harbors:
- the rny gene encoding ribonuclease Y — MGIISSLIFILLALIVGSVVGYLIRKSIAEAKISSAEELAKQIVEEGRRNADSAKKEALLEAKEENQKLRQDAESENRERRMELQKTENRLTQKEENLDRKSDMLDQRDLSLEKKEGTLAERQQQIEEMESKVNAMLQEQQTELERISGLTSDQAKQVILERVEQEVSHESALMIKEAENRAKEEADKKAKSILSLALQRCAADHVAETTVSVVNLPNDEMKGRIIGREGRNIRTLETLTGIDLIIDDTPEAVILSGFDPIRRETARMALEKLVQDGRIHPARIEEMVDKSRREVDDYIREVGEETTFEVGVHGLHPDLVKILGRLKYRTSYGQNVLKHSTEVAYLSGLLAAELGEDEMLARRAGLLHDIGKAIDHEVEGSHVEIGKELATKYKENETVINAIASHHGDEEPTSIISVLVAAADALSAARPGARSETLENYIKRLEKLEEISESYEGVEKSFAIQAGREVRIMVRPDEIDDLEATRLARDIRNRIEGELDYPGHIKVTVIRETRSVEYAK; from the coding sequence ATGGGTATAATATCCTCGCTCATCTTCATTTTGCTTGCCCTTATCGTCGGTTCTGTTGTTGGTTATCTTATTCGGAAATCGATTGCGGAGGCGAAAATTTCAAGTGCTGAAGAACTTGCAAAACAGATCGTAGAAGAAGGTCGTCGTAATGCAGATTCAGCTAAAAAAGAGGCTCTTCTGGAAGCTAAAGAAGAGAATCAGAAACTACGCCAGGATGCGGAAAGTGAAAACCGCGAACGCCGCATGGAACTGCAGAAAACTGAAAATCGTTTAACACAGAAAGAAGAGAATCTCGATCGTAAGAGTGATATGCTTGACCAGCGTGATCTTTCACTCGAAAAGAAAGAAGGAACTCTTGCCGAGAGACAACAACAAATTGAAGAAATGGAAAGCAAAGTGAATGCTATGCTTCAAGAGCAGCAAACCGAGCTTGAACGCATATCAGGCTTGACATCAGACCAGGCGAAACAGGTTATTTTAGAACGAGTTGAGCAAGAAGTATCACACGAGTCAGCTCTTATGATTAAAGAAGCGGAAAACCGTGCTAAAGAAGAAGCTGATAAAAAAGCGAAAAGCATTCTTTCACTTGCCTTACAGCGATGTGCTGCCGATCACGTGGCAGAAACAACAGTGTCAGTAGTCAACTTGCCAAATGATGAGATGAAAGGACGTATTATCGGCCGTGAAGGTCGTAATATCCGTACTTTAGAAACGTTAACAGGTATTGACTTGATTATTGATGATACACCGGAAGCTGTCATTCTGTCAGGTTTTGACCCAATCCGCCGTGAGACTGCCCGAATGGCTCTTGAAAAACTTGTGCAGGATGGTCGAATCCACCCGGCACGTATTGAAGAAATGGTGGACAAGTCACGCCGAGAGGTAGATGACTACATTCGTGAAGTAGGGGAAGAAACTACCTTTGAAGTTGGAGTGCATGGTTTACACCCTGACCTTGTTAAAATTCTTGGTCGCTTGAAGTATCGTACAAGTTACGGGCAGAATGTCCTTAAACACTCAACAGAGGTTGCTTACTTATCAGGTTTACTTGCTGCAGAGTTAGGTGAAGATGAAATGCTCGCCCGCCGGGCAGGTTTACTCCACGACATAGGTAAAGCGATTGACCATGAAGTCGAAGGAAGTCACGTAGAGATTGGAAAAGAACTAGCTACCAAGTATAAAGAAAATGAAACGGTAATCAATGCGATTGCTTCACACCACGGTGATGAAGAGCCTACCTCAATCATTTCTGTACTAGTAGCAGCTGCGGATGCCTTATCAGCAGCTCGTCCAGGTGCTAGAAGTGAGACACTTGAGAATTATATTAAGCGTCTTGAAAAACTCGAAGAAATCTCTGAGTCCTACGAAGGGGTCGAAAAATCATTTGCCATTCAAGCTGGTCGTGAAGTACGTATAATGGTTCGTCCTGATGAAATTGATGATCTTGAAGCTACTAGATTAGCCCGAGATATTCGCAACCGAATCGAGGGAGAACTCGATTATCCAGGTCATATTAAAGTAACAGTTATTCGTGAAACACGTTCGGTGGAGTATGCGAAATAA